The Nocardioides zeae genome includes the window GTGCCGACCCGAACCCCGCGCCTGCTCCTGCTCGACACCGCCTCGCTCTACTTCCGGGCGTTCTTCGGGGTGCCCGACTCGATGCGGGCGGCGGACGGCACGCCGGTCAACGCCGTGCGCGGGCTCATGGACTTCGTCTCGCGGCTGACGGACGAGTACCGGCCCACCCATCTCGCCTGCTGCTGGGACGACGACTGGCGCCCGCAGTGGCGCGTGGACCTGCTGCCGACCTACAAGGCGCACCGCGTGGTGGAGGAGCGGACCGCCGACCCGGACGTCGAGGAGGTGCCCGACCCGCTGCAGGTCCAGGTGCCGATCATCCGCGACGTGCTCGCGGCGTGGGGGCTGCCCGTCGTCGGTGCGCCGGAGCACGAGGCCGACGACGTGATCGGCACCCTCGCCACCGGGGCGGGGATGCCCGTCGACGTCGTGACCGGCGACCGTGACCTGTTCCAGCTGGTCGACGACGCGGTCGAGGTGCGGGTGCTCTACACCGCCCGGGGCGTCGGCCGCCACGAGCGGGTGGACGAGGCGGTGGTGCTGGAGAAGTACGGCGTGCGCGCCGACCAGTACGCCGACTTCGCGACGTTGCGCGGGGACACCTCCGACGGCCTGCCGGGCGTCAAGGGCGTCGGGGAGAAGACGGCGGCCACCCTGCTCGGCCGGTTCGGCGACATCGCCGGCATCCGCGCCGCCGCCGAGGACCCGACGGCCGACATGGCGCCCGGGGTGCGGGCGAAGGTGAAGGACGCCGCGGCCTACCTCGACGTGGCGCCGACCGTCGTCGCCGTCGTGCGGGACCTCCCCGTGCGGGACGTGGACCTGACGCTGCCGCCCGCGCCGGCGGACCCCGACGCCGCCGCGGCGCTCACCGAGCGCTGGGACCTCGGCACCAGCGCCACCCGCCTCACCGAGGTGCTCGGGGCGCTCGACGCCTGACCCCGGGTTCCGTCGAGTTGTCACGTACGCCGCGGCTCAGGCGTCGAGATGGGTCGTACGCCGCGGCTCCGGCGTCGAGATGGGTCGTACGCCGCGGCTCAGGCGTCGAGATGGGTCGTACGCCGCGGCTCAGGCGTCGAGATGGGTCGTACGCACGGATTGATCCAGCCGGAAAGCCCAACTCGACGATCCTGCCGCGGCGTTCGACCCAACTCGACGACCCAACCGCGGCGTACGTGACAACTCGGCGCGGAGTTAGAGGGCGTCCGTACGGTGGAGCGCATGGCACGCATCGCAATCGTCGGAGGAAATGGTCAGATCGCCCGGCTGCTGCACCCCCTGCTGGTGCAGGCGGGGCACACGCCGGTGGCGCTCGTGCGCACGGCGTCCTACGCCCCTGACCTCGAGGCGCTCGGCGCCGAGGTGGGCATCCTCGACATCGAGAACAGCCGGCCCGACGACTACGCGGCCGCGTTCGAGGGCGCCGACGCCGTCGTCTTCGCCGCCGGCGGCGGACCCGACGGCAACGCCGAGCGCAAGCGCACCGTCGACCTCGGCGGCTCCCTCGGCTCCATCGCCGGGGCGCGTCAGGCCGGCGTGGAGCGCTTCGTGCAGATCTCCGCGATCGGGGTCGACCAGACGGTCCCCGACGACGCGGAGCCGGTGTGGAAGGAGTACGTCGCGGCCAAGCGCGACGCCGACAAGGCGCTCCGCGCCTCCGGCCTGCACTGGACGATCATCCGGCCGGGCCGCCTCACGGACGACCCGCCGACCGGCACCGTGACCCTCGCCCCCGAGGTCGAGCGGGGGGACGTCACCCGCGGGGACGTCGCGGCCGTCGTCGCCACCGTGCTCGACGAGCCGACCTCCGTCGGCCACCAGTGGGAGCTGGTCGGCGGCACCACCGCGATCGTCGACGCCGTCAGGTCCGCGACCGCCTGAGCCCGACCGCCAGCTCCATGCGACCCTCGCCCGGCCGAGCCGCCGGGCGGGGGTCCGTCGCGAGCAGCGCCATCGTGCGCACGTCGAACCGCTCGTCGCCGTAGCGCAGCTTGGCCCGCTCGACGCCCTCCGGCACGAAGCCCACCGCCTCCGCCACTGCCCCCGACGCCGGGTTGTTCGTGCGGTGCCCCAGCTCGAGGCGGAACAGGTCGAGGTCGGTGAAGGCCCACTCCACGACGGCCGCCAGCGACCGCCGCACGTGGCCCCGGCCGCGCGCGGCCCCCGAGCTGAAGTACGACACCCACGCCGTGCCGTGCCGCCGCGACACCGACGTGAGCGCCACGTTCGCGACCGGCACGCCGTCCGCGACCACCGCGAGCGGGTACTGCTCCCCCGCCGCCGGGTCCGGCTGCCACGCCAGCATCCGCTCGAGGCAGGCCGCCGCATCGGCGAGCGTCCGCACCGGCCACGGGTACTGCGTGTCCAGGTCCGACGACGCCGCGAAGATCTCGAGCACCGCCTCGGCGTCCTCGCGCCGCCAGGGGCGGAGCAGCAGGTCCCCCACCGGTTCAGATCTCCGCGGCGACCGTCGTGTAGGCCACGATCCCGCGGTTGAGCAGGTCGCCCGCCTCCCGCGCCGTACGACGCAGGGTGGTGCTCGTCGTCGCGGCGGCGATCTGGTCGGTCACGTCGAGGAGCTGCTTGACGACGCGCACGAAGTCGCCGGCGGGCATGCCGGTGGCCCGCAGGATGTCGTCGAGGTCGTCGCCCCGCGCCCACGCGTGGGCCGCCCAGGCGAACCCGGCGTCCGGCTCGCGCAGCTGGTCGAGCTTGTGGTGCTTCTCCAGCACGGACAGGTCGGCCCAGAGCCGACGCGTCAGGCTGACGGCCTCGGACACCTTCGCCGACGGCAGCCGCGGCCCGCGACCGTCGTCCGTGCGCCGAGCCTCGAACACCAGCACGGACAGGGCCGCCGCGAGGTCGGGTGCGTCGAGCCCCTCCCACGCGCCGAGGCGCAACGCCTCGGCCGCGACGAGGTCGAGCTCCGAGTAGATGCGCATGAGCGCGCGCCCACGGTCCGTGACCGTCTCGCCGTCGAGGTAGTCGAGCGCCTTGAGCACGTCGCTGACCCGGTCGAACTGCCGCGCGATGGTGTTGGTGCGCGACTCGATGCGCCGCCGCAGGGTGGTCGCCTCCCGGTCGAGCTTGAACCAGCGTTCCGCCCACCGCGCGTGGGTCTCGCGGTCGGGACAGGAGTGGCAGGGGTGCGCCTTCATCTCGGCGCGCAGGCGCTCGACCTCGGCGGCCACGCGCTCGGGCCCGGTCCCGTGGCCGTCGGCCCCGGCCGTCCCACCGGCACGGCCCGACCGGCCCTCCCGGGCCGGCTCGACCGGCGGGGGCGGCGGCAGGTCGCGCACGTGGTTGGTGAGGTACGCCGCGAGGTCGCGCCGCTGCTGGGGGTTGCGGCCGTCGAAGTTCTTGGGCATACGGATGCGGCTGGCGGCGCGCACGGGCTCCGGGAAGTCGATGAGACCCAGGCGCCGCGACTGCCGGCCGACGGTCACGACCGAGGGCCGGGGCTCGTCGCGGCCCAGGCCGGGATCGGTCACCACGGCCCAACCGGCGAACTTGCCGCCCGGCACCTTGATGACGTCGCCGACCTTGAGCCGGGTCAGCGAGCCCACGACGTCCTCGCGCCGGTCGCTCCGGCGCGCCCGGGACCCCTCCTTCTCGGCCTCCGACACCCGGCGGCGGAGCGCGGCGTACTCCATGAAGTCGCCGCGGTCGCAGGTCGCGGCCTCGGCGTAGCCCGCGAGCGCCTCGTCGCTCTTGTGGAGCTGCCGGGCGAGGCCCACCACCGCCTTGTCGGCCTGGAACTGCGCGAACGAGCTCTCGAGGAGCTGCCGCGAGCGGTCGCGGCCGAAGCGGTGCACGAGGTTGACGGCCATGTTGTAGGACGGCCGGAACGAGGAGCGGAGCGGGTAGGTGCGGGTCGACGCCAGGCCGGCGACGTCCGTCGGGTTCATGCCCTGCTGCCAGACGACGACCGCGTGGCCCTCGACGTCGAGCCCGCGGCGACCCGCGCGGCCCGTCAGCTGGGTGTACTCCCCCGGCGTGATGTCGGCGTGCGCCTCGCCGTTCCACTTCACCAGCTTCTCGAGGACCACGGTGCGGGCCGGCATGTTGATGCCCAGCGCCAGGGTCTCCGTGGCGAAGACCGCCCGCACCAGGCCGCGGACGAAGAGCTCCTCGACGCACTCCTTGAAGGTCGGGAGCATGCCGGCGTGGTGCGCCGCGACCCCGCGGGTCAGCCCCTCGAGGAAGGTCGCGTAGCCCAGCACCTGGCGGTCGGCGCGGGGCAGGTCGGCGCACCGCTCCTCGACGTAGGCGCGGATCTCCTTCTGCTCCTCGGCGTCGGTGAGCCAGAGGTCGGCGTCGAGGCACTGCGAGACGGCCGCGTCGCACCCGGCCCGGCTGAAGATGAAGGTGATGGCGGGCAGGAGCCCCTCGCGGTCGAGGCGCTGGACCACCTCGGCGCGGCTGGGGATCCACATGCGCCGGCCGTTCCCGACGTCGCGGCCGCGCCCCGCGCCCCCGCGGCCCTGGCTGCCGCCGTGGCGCTGGCCCTTGGGCGTGCGGCGGTCGCGGATCCGGCTGCTCGCCCAGTCGTCCCGGGCGATCTTGAGCAGGTGCGGGTTGACCTTCGCGCCGTCGCCGGCGAAACCGGCGCTGGCCGCCTCGTCGCTCCGCGCGAACAGGTCGTGCAGCTGCCGCCCCACGATGACGTGCTGGAAGAGCGGGACGGGACGGCGCTCCTCGACGATCGTCGTCGTGTCGCCGCGCACCGTGGCGAGCCACTCGCCGAACTCCTCTGCGTTGGACACCGTCGCCGACAGCGAGACCACCACCACCGACTCGGGGAGGTGGATGATGACCTCCTCCCAGACGGCACCGCGGTTGCGATCGGCCAGGTAGTGCACCTCGTCCATCACCACGTAGCCGAGCTCGGACAGCGTGCGCGACCCGGCGTAGATCATGTTGCGCAGCACCTCGGTCGTCATGACGACGATCGGCGCCTCGCCGTTGACCGCGTTGTCGCCGGTGAGCAGACCGACGCGGTCCGCGCCGTACCGGTCGACGAGGTCGTTGTACTTCTGGTTCGACAGCGCCTTGATGGGCGTCGTGTAGAAGCACTTGCGGCCCTCGGCCAGCGCCAGGTGCACCGCGAACTCGCCCACGACCGTCTTGCCGGAGCCGGTCGGGGCCGCGACGAGCACGCCGCGGCCGTCCTCCAGCTCGCGGCAGGCGCGCAGCTGGAAGTCGTCGAGGCCGAACGAGAAGCCCGCCGCGAAGTCGTGGAGCAGCGGGTGCGACTGGGACTTGCGGAACGCGGCGTACCGCTCGGCGGCGCTCGGCTCGGCGGTGTCGGACCGGTCGGTCATGGGCAGCCCCTTCAGGCGATCACCGTGAGCGCCGCGGGAACGGCGGTCACGGTCAGCGGCAGGGAGCCCAAGGGCTCCCCGTCCGCGTAGGCGGTGATGTCGGCGGCGGCGATCGTCGCCGACCGGACCCGGTGGTGCTCGTAGGCCGGGTGGGTGGTGTGGGTGCCGCGGTAGAGGTGCGGGAACGCCCGCACGAGACCGCGGCGGTCGAGCGAGCGCACGACCACGACGTCGAGCAGCCCGTCGTCGGGCTCCGCGCCCTCGGTGATGCGCAGCCCACCGCCGAACGACGAGGTGTTGCCGACGGCCGCGAGCACGCCCTCCACCGTACGCACGCGCCCGTCGAGCTCGAGCGTGTACCGCCGCGGCGCGAGGCTGCGGAGCTCGACGGCGGTCGCCGCGACGTACCGCAGCGGCCCCCGCGGCCAGGTCATGGCGTCGGCCCGCTCCGCGACGAGGGCGTCGAAGCCGCACGCCACGACGGTGGCGACGTAGCGGTCACCGACCCGCGCGACGTCGAGCGTACGGCGCGGGCCCGCGATGATCCGGTCCGCCGCCGCCACCGGTGCGGTCGGCAGGCCGAGCTCGCGCGCGAGGTCGTTGCCCGTGCCGGCCGGCACGACCCCGAGCGGGATGCCCGCCGGCACGACGTGCTGCAGCGCGAGGTGGACCGTCCCGTCGCCGCCGCATGCGACGAGGGCCTCGACGCCGTCGGCGACGGCCGCGCCGGCGAGACGCCGTGCCTCGTCGACGTCGCGACCGACCAGGTCCACGACGTCGAACCCGGCGTCGCGCAGGCGGGGCAGGACCACCGAGCGCGCGCGGGCGCCCCGGCCGCGACCCGCGCCGGGGTGGGTCAGGAGGGCGATCCGCCGCACCGCCGCCTCAGATCGGCGACGGTTCGTCGGGCGACAGCCCGGAGTACGGCGACCGCGCGGCCTTGCGCTTGTCGAGGACCCGCGCGATGACCTCCGAGACGCCGACGAGGGCACACATGGGGAGCGCGAGGAAGAGCATCGTGAACGGGTCGGTCGAGGGCGTGGCGATGGCCGCGAAGACGAAGATGCCGATGACGAACCACGGCCGGTACTGCCCGATGACCCGCCCCGGCAGCAGGCCGGTCAGGTTGAGCAGGATGAGGAAGACCGGGATCTCGAAGGAGATCCCGAAGACCAGCAGCGTGCGCACCAGGAACGAGAAGTAGTCACCGAACTCGACCAGGTTGGTGAGGTCGGCCTGGGTGAACCCGATGAGGATCTCGAGGCCCTTGGGCAGCGTCAGGTAGCCCACCAGCACGCCGATCATGAAGAGCGGACCGGCGAACGCGGCGAAGACGCGGCTCCACTTGCGCTCGTGGGCGTGCAGCCCCGGGAGGATGAACGACCAGATCTGGTGCAGCCAGTACGGGCTGGTCACCACGAGGGCGGCCATGCCGCAGAGCTTGAGGTAGAGCACGAGCGGCCCACCGACGCCGGCGATGGTCGCCTGGGTGTCGGTGCCACCGCCGAGCCGCTCCGCCGCCTGCTTGTAGGGGTCGAAGACGAGCGCGAAGATCTGGTCGAAGAAGAAGAGCGCGACGACCAGAGCCACGACCCAGGCGGTGACGGCGCGCATCACGCGACCGCGCAGCTCCCGCAGGTGGTCGGAGAGCGCCATGCGGCCGTCGTCGCCGACGGAGTGGACCGGGCGGACCGAGTAGAAGCGCAGGAGTCCCTTGATAGCCACGGAGGACGGTGCGGAGGTCAGCCGTTGGTGGTGTCGCGACGCTCCTGGCGCACGGCCTCGGCGTCCTCCACCTGGCGGGCCTCGAGCGGGCGCGTGGCGGGGTCGGCGGCGGTGCCGCGGTCCTTCGCGTCCTTCTCGTCGTCGTCGTCGATCAGACCCTTGGTCTCCGACTTGAAGATGCGGAGCGCCTGGCCGGTGCCGCGGGCGAGCTCGGGGAGCTTCTTGGCGCCGAAGAGCAGCACGATCACCAGGATGATCAGGACGAGCTCCCACCCTCCCGGCATGGCGATGAGTGGCTGGACCACGATGTTCCTCACAGACTGTCGGAGACGGCTCGTCCACTGTACGCGACGTCAGGCGTACAGGCTGAGCGTCTCCTGTGCACGGGCGGTGAACGCCGAGGCGAGCTCGGCGGGGGCCAGCACCGACACGTGCGGGGCGTGCCGCGAGACCAGCCGCACCAGCCACCGCGGGTCGACGACGTGGAGGTCGACCTCCGACCGGCCGTCGGCGCGCTCGCGCTGCGCGACGACGGGGAGGTAGTCGGGCAGCCAGCGCACCTCGGCGTCGAGGAGCAGCGTCGCCAGCGGGCTGTCGGCGGGCGGCACGAACGGCTCGAACGTGGCCTCCGCCTGCGTCGCCCCGGCGCCCGTCGCGGTGGCGTCGGCCCGGACGCGCACGGCCGAGTCGAGCGTGCGGGCCTCGACGATGCGGTCGACGCGGAAGGTGCGCGGCGCGTCGGCGGCGTGGCACCAGGCGTCGAGGTAGGCGACGTTCCCGTGCTCGGTGACGAGGTGCGGGTCGACCGTGCGCTCGACGACCTCGTCGCGCGACGGCACGTGGTAGCGCAGCAGCACCTGCCGCTCGGCGGCCACCGCCTGCTCCAGCTGCGCCCGCACGTCGGCGGCCGGGTCCACGCCCGAGCCGTCCTCCCCCGCGTCGATCGCCGCCTCGTCGCCGAGGGCGGCCTCCAGCTTGTGCAGCACCCGGTCCACGACGTCCCGGGCGTCGGCCTCCGCTGACCCGCGTACGACGCGGAGCGCCACCACGAGGGCGGAGGCCTCGGTCGGCGAGAGCCGCAGCGGGCGGTCCAGGTAGTCCGCGTTCGACATGCGGATCAGCCGGTCGCCGTCCGGCTGCACCAGCGCCGAGATGTCGACGTCGATGAGGTCGTCCGGGTAGCCGCCGGGCAGGCCGCACATGAAGAGGACGTGGAGGTCCTTGACGATCTGCTGCGGGGTCAGCCCGAGGTCCCGCGCCGCCTCCTCGACGTGCACGGTGCCGCGCGCGTTGAGGTAGGGCACCAGGGCGAGCATGCGGCCGACCTGCTCGCGGGCGCCGGTGCCGGTGGTGCTCATGCGGGCTCCTCCTCGGGACGGTCCGTCGGGTCGAGCGCGGCGCGCAGGGCCGCCACGACGTCGTCACGCAGGGCGGGCGGGCCCTCGACGACGACGTCGGGTCCGTGCTCGAGCACGAGCCGCAGCGCGACGGGACCCGACCAGGGCAGCGTGACGCGGTCCCACCCGTCGGTGCCGTCCGGCCCGAGCACGCCGGGCTCGGTGCTCGTGGCGTCGCGCCGCAGCGCGAACCCGACCCCGCGGCGTACCAGCAGCACCGCGGGGTCCCCCGTCGGGGGCGCGGGCCGCAGCCGCCGGGCGACCTCGGAGACGTCCACGCCGGCGGGGGGCACGAAGGCGTCGCGGCGCCCCACGGCGCGCGCGGTGCCGACGATGCGCGACAGCCGGAACACGCGCTCGGCGTCCCGGTCGGTGTCGAGACCGACGGCGTACCAGCGGCTGCCGTAGCGCACGAGGCCCCACGGCTGGAGGTGACGGCGGGTCGGCGTCGCGTCGCGACGTCCCCGGTAGTCGAACTCGACCGCCGTGCGGGAGTGCACGGCCTCGACCATCACCTCGAACGAGGGCTCCTCCGCACCGACGCGCGGCACGGCGACGCCGAGGTCGGCGGCGTCGATCGACTCGGCCGCCTCGGTCTCGGGATCGCCCTCCGATCCGCGCCGGGCTGCCGTCAGCTTGCGCAGACCGGTGCGTGCGGCGTCGGACAGCCGGGCGCTCTGCCAGACCTGCGTCGCGACACCGAGCACCGCCGCCTCGTCCGGCTCCAGGGCGATCTCCGGCAGCGCGAACTCCGCGGCCGGCACCCGGTAGCCCAGCTCGTCCTCGAAGAGCGGGTCGAACGACCCGACCTCGACCGGTACGCCGAGCCCGCGGAGCTCGTCCTTGTCGCGCTCGAAGGCGCGGTCGAACGCCGCGTCGCCGAGGTCGGCGTAGAGCTCCGCCCGGATCCGTGCCTTGGAGACGAAGCCCCGCTGCACGAGCAGCATGATGAGCAGCTTCATGAGCCGCTCGCTGCGCCGTCCGCTCATGGCCGGGTCATCGGATCGCGCGTCGCGTCACTCGGTGGCCGGCGCGCTCGGGTCGACGGGCGCCTCGGTCGACTCCGTGGCGGCCGGGTCCGTGGTAGCCGGGTCCGTGGCCGCCGGGTCGGTCGGCTCGGTCTCGGCAGGCGCCTCGGGGAGCACGACGGATCCGAGCACGTCGACGACGAAGTAGAGCGTGTCGGTGCCCGAGATGCCCGCCTGCTCGTTGCCCGCCTCGCCGTAGCCGAGCTCCGGCGGGATCCCGAGCACGACGCGGGTGCCGGCCTTGAGCCCGACGAGCGCCTCGTTCCAGCCCTCGATCACACCGGCGTTCGGTCCGCCCACCACGAAGGCGCGCGGCAGACCGCCCGAGTAGGACTCGTCGAAGGGCGCCTCGCCGCCGAAGGTCTGACCGAGGTAGTTGGCGACCAGCAGCGCACCCTCCTCGACGACGGGGCCGTCACCCTCGACGAGCGTGGCGACCTGCAGCTCGTCGGTCGGCTCGGCCGCTCCCTCGAAGTCGAAGCCGGTGACCTCGTCGCCGCTCTCCACGAGGGTCGGCAGACCCTCGGGGGCGGCCTCCTCGGTGCCCTCCGGGCCGTCGAGGGCCACGGCGAGGACGTCGATGACGTAGACGACGGGGTCGCGGTTGCCGATGCCGATGTTCGCCTGGCCGTCGCCGCCGAACGCGTTCTCGTAGTCCGACACCACGACGACCCGCGACCCGGCCTTCACGCCCTCGAGGCTGTCGGCGATCGACGCCGGCATCGCGTTCGTGAGCGGGTCGAGCAGCAGGGACGCCGCCGTCTGCTGGAGCGCGGCAGCGACCGTGGTGGACGGCGCCTCGGAGGACACGGGCACGATGCCCGGGTCACCGAACTCGTAGGTCGAGAAGGCCTCCTGGCCCGTGATGCCGTTGCCGATCCACGCCTGGAGGACGACGTCGGAGCCCTCCTCGACGGTCTGGCCGTCGCCCTCGATCACGGTCTTCGAGCCGAACCCCTCGGGCGACAGCTCCCCGTCGATCTCGACCTCGGGCGCGAGCCCGAGCTCCCCGCTGACGGTGACCTGGTCGAGGCCCGCGTCCTGGTCGTCGGAGTCGCCGCACGCGGCGAGCGCGGTCAGCGGCAGGACCGCGGCGAGGAACGCGCCGGACACACGGCGGACGGACCGGGAAGTGCGCACGAGGTCACCCTTCGTCTCGAATCGGCAAGGAACCGCGGTCACCTTACCGACCCGGGTGGCGTCGCTCGGGCGGCGTACCCCCTCCGGTCACATCCCGTCGATGAGGCGCTGGACGCGCTCGTCCTCCGAGCGGAAGGGGTCCTTGCACAGGACGGTGCGCTGGGCCTGGTCGTTGAGCTTGAGGTGCACCCAGTCGACCGTGAAGTCGCGGCGGCGCTCCTGGGCCTTCTTGATGAACTCGCCGCGCAGGCGGGCCCGCGTGGTCTGCGGCGGCACCGACTTGGCCTGCAGGATCTCGATGTCGGTGGTGACGCGGGCCGCCTTGCCGCGGTTCTGGAGCAGGTAGAACAACCCGCGGTCCCGCCGGATGTCGTGGTAGGCCAGGTCCAGCTGGGCGATGCGGGGGTGGCTCATCGGCAGCCCGTGCTTCGCGCGGTAGGCCTCGATGAGCTTCCACTTGATGACCCAGTCGATCTCGGTGTCGACGAGCCCGAGGTCGTCCGACTCCACGGCCTTGATGCCGCGCTCCCAGAGATCGAGCACCCGCTCGATGAGCGGGGTCGAGATGCCGCGGCGGTCGACGAAGTCACGCGCCTTCGCGAGGTACTCCGACTGGATCTCCAGCGCGCTCGCCTCCCGCCCGTTCGCGAGCCGCACCCGTCGCTGGCCGGACAGGTCGTGGGAGATCTCGCGGATCGCACGGATCGGGTTCTCGAGCGTGAGGTCGCGCATGACGACCCCCTCCTCGATCATCCGGAGCACCAGGTCGCAGCTGGCCACCTTCAGCATCGTGGTGGTCTCGCTCATGTTGGAGTCGCCGACGATGACGTGCAGGCGGCGGTACCGCTCCGCGTCCGCGTGCGGCTCGTCCCGCGTGTTGATGATGGGGCGGCTGCGCGTCGTCGCGCTGCTGACGCCCTCCCAGATGTGCTCCGCCCGCTGGCTGACGGTGTACGTCGCACCCCGCGGCGTGTGCGTGATCTTGCCGGCACCGACGACGATCTGCCGGGTGACGAGGAACGGGATGAGGACGTCCGCGAGGCGGCTGAACTCCCCCGCCCGGCTCACCAAGTAGTTCTCGTGGCAGCCGTAGGAGTTGCCCGCGGAGTCGGTGTTGTTCTTGAAGAGGTAGATGTCGCCGGCGATGCCCTCGTCGTGGAGGCGCTGCTCGGCGTCGACGAGCAGGCCCTCGAGCACCCGCTCCCCGGCCTTGTCGTG containing:
- a CDS encoding diacylglycerol/lipid kinase family protein, translating into MRRIALLTHPGAGRGRGARARSVVLPRLRDAGFDVVDLVGRDVDEARRLAGAAVADGVEALVACGGDGTVHLALQHVVPAGIPLGVVPAGTGNDLARELGLPTAPVAAADRIIAGPRRTLDVARVGDRYVATVVACGFDALVAERADAMTWPRGPLRYVAATAVELRSLAPRRYTLELDGRVRTVEGVLAAVGNTSSFGGGLRITEGAEPDDGLLDVVVVRSLDRRGLVRAFPHLYRGTHTTHPAYEHHRVRSATIAAADITAYADGEPLGSLPLTVTAVPAALTVIA
- the tatA gene encoding Sec-independent protein translocase subunit TatA, which encodes MVQPLIAMPGGWELVLIILVIVLLFGAKKLPELARGTGQALRIFKSETKGLIDDDDEKDAKDRGTAADPATRPLEARQVEDAEAVRQERRDTTNG
- a CDS encoding 5'-3' exonuclease; the encoded protein is MPTRTPRLLLLDTASLYFRAFFGVPDSMRAADGTPVNAVRGLMDFVSRLTDEYRPTHLACCWDDDWRPQWRVDLLPTYKAHRVVEERTADPDVEEVPDPLQVQVPIIRDVLAAWGLPVVGAPEHEADDVIGTLATGAGMPVDVVTGDRDLFQLVDDAVEVRVLYTARGVGRHERVDEAVVLEKYGVRADQYADFATLRGDTSDGLPGVKGVGEKTAATLLGRFGDIAGIRAAAEDPTADMAPGVRAKVKDAAAYLDVAPTVVAVVRDLPVRDVDLTLPPAPADPDAAAALTERWDLGTSATRLTEVLGALDA
- a CDS encoding GNAT family N-acetyltransferase; protein product: MGDLLLRPWRREDAEAVLEIFAASSDLDTQYPWPVRTLADAAACLERMLAWQPDPAAGEQYPLAVVADGVPVANVALTSVSRRHGTAWVSYFSSGAARGRGHVRRSLAAVVEWAFTDLDLFRLELGHRTNNPASGAVAEAVGFVPEGVERAKLRYGDERFDVRTMALLATDPRPAARPGEGRMELAVGLRRSRT
- a CDS encoding SDR family oxidoreductase, with product MARIAIVGGNGQIARLLHPLLVQAGHTPVALVRTASYAPDLEALGAEVGILDIENSRPDDYAAAFEGADAVVFAAGGGPDGNAERKRTVDLGGSLGSIAGARQAGVERFVQISAIGVDQTVPDDAEPVWKEYVAAKRDADKALRASGLHWTIIRPGRLTDDPPTGTVTLAPEVERGDVTRGDVAAVVATVLDEPTSVGHQWELVGGTTAIVDAVRSATA
- a CDS encoding DEAD/DEAH box helicase, with product MTDRSDTAEPSAAERYAAFRKSQSHPLLHDFAAGFSFGLDDFQLRACRELEDGRGVLVAAPTGSGKTVVGEFAVHLALAEGRKCFYTTPIKALSNQKYNDLVDRYGADRVGLLTGDNAVNGEAPIVVMTTEVLRNMIYAGSRTLSELGYVVMDEVHYLADRNRGAVWEEVIIHLPESVVVVSLSATVSNAEEFGEWLATVRGDTTTIVEERRPVPLFQHVIVGRQLHDLFARSDEAASAGFAGDGAKVNPHLLKIARDDWASSRIRDRRTPKGQRHGGSQGRGGAGRGRDVGNGRRMWIPSRAEVVQRLDREGLLPAITFIFSRAGCDAAVSQCLDADLWLTDAEEQKEIRAYVEERCADLPRADRQVLGYATFLEGLTRGVAAHHAGMLPTFKECVEELFVRGLVRAVFATETLALGINMPARTVVLEKLVKWNGEAHADITPGEYTQLTGRAGRRGLDVEGHAVVVWQQGMNPTDVAGLASTRTYPLRSSFRPSYNMAVNLVHRFGRDRSRQLLESSFAQFQADKAVVGLARQLHKSDEALAGYAEAATCDRGDFMEYAALRRRVSEAEKEGSRARRSDRREDVVGSLTRLKVGDVIKVPGGKFAGWAVVTDPGLGRDEPRPSVVTVGRQSRRLGLIDFPEPVRAASRIRMPKNFDGRNPQQRRDLAAYLTNHVRDLPPPPPVEPAREGRSGRAGGTAGADGHGTGPERVAAEVERLRAEMKAHPCHSCPDRETHARWAERWFKLDREATTLRRRIESRTNTIARQFDRVSDVLKALDYLDGETVTDRGRALMRIYSELDLVAAEALRLGAWEGLDAPDLAAALSVLVFEARRTDDGRGPRLPSAKVSEAVSLTRRLWADLSVLEKHHKLDQLREPDAGFAWAAHAWARGDDLDDILRATGMPAGDFVRVVKQLLDVTDQIAAATTSTTLRRTAREAGDLLNRGIVAYTTVAAEI
- a CDS encoding FKBP-type peptidyl-prolyl cis-trans isomerase; the protein is MRTSRSVRRVSGAFLAAVLPLTALAACGDSDDQDAGLDQVTVSGELGLAPEVEIDGELSPEGFGSKTVIEGDGQTVEEGSDVVLQAWIGNGITGQEAFSTYEFGDPGIVPVSSEAPSTTVAAALQQTAASLLLDPLTNAMPASIADSLEGVKAGSRVVVVSDYENAFGGDGQANIGIGNRDPVVYVIDVLAVALDGPEGTEEAAPEGLPTLVESGDEVTGFDFEGAAEPTDELQVATLVEGDGPVVEEGALLVANYLGQTFGGEAPFDESYSGGLPRAFVVGGPNAGVIEGWNEALVGLKAGTRVVLGIPPELGYGEAGNEQAGISGTDTLYFVVDVLGSVVLPEAPAETEPTDPAATDPATTDPAATESTEAPVDPSAPATE
- the tatC gene encoding twin-arginine translocase subunit TatC; translated protein: MAIKGLLRFYSVRPVHSVGDDGRMALSDHLRELRGRVMRAVTAWVVALVVALFFFDQIFALVFDPYKQAAERLGGGTDTQATIAGVGGPLVLYLKLCGMAALVVTSPYWLHQIWSFILPGLHAHERKWSRVFAAFAGPLFMIGVLVGYLTLPKGLEILIGFTQADLTNLVEFGDYFSFLVRTLLVFGISFEIPVFLILLNLTGLLPGRVIGQYRPWFVIGIFVFAAIATPSTDPFTMLFLALPMCALVGVSEVIARVLDKRKAARSPYSGLSPDEPSPI
- a CDS encoding helix-turn-helix transcriptional regulator, encoding MSTTGTGAREQVGRMLALVPYLNARGTVHVEEAARDLGLTPQQIVKDLHVLFMCGLPGGYPDDLIDVDISALVQPDGDRLIRMSNADYLDRPLRLSPTEASALVVALRVVRGSAEADARDVVDRVLHKLEAALGDEAAIDAGEDGSGVDPAADVRAQLEQAVAAERQVLLRYHVPSRDEVVERTVDPHLVTEHGNVAYLDAWCHAADAPRTFRVDRIVEARTLDSAVRVRADATATGAGATQAEATFEPFVPPADSPLATLLLDAEVRWLPDYLPVVAQRERADGRSEVDLHVVDPRWLVRLVSRHAPHVSVLAPAELASAFTARAQETLSLYA
- a CDS encoding helix-turn-helix transcriptional regulator, whose amino-acid sequence is MSGRRSERLMKLLIMLLVQRGFVSKARIRAELYADLGDAAFDRAFERDKDELRGLGVPVEVGSFDPLFEDELGYRVPAAEFALPEIALEPDEAAVLGVATQVWQSARLSDAARTGLRKLTAARRGSEGDPETEAAESIDAADLGVAVPRVGAEEPSFEVMVEAVHSRTAVEFDYRGRRDATPTRRHLQPWGLVRYGSRWYAVGLDTDRDAERVFRLSRIVGTARAVGRRDAFVPPAGVDVSEVARRLRPAPPTGDPAVLLVRRGVGFALRRDATSTEPGVLGPDGTDGWDRVTLPWSGPVALRLVLEHGPDVVVEGPPALRDDVVAALRAALDPTDRPEEEPA